The proteins below are encoded in one region of Sideroxydans lithotrophicus ES-1:
- a CDS encoding plasma-membrane proton-efflux P-type ATPase gives MSEVTALQGLTTAEAKQRLAKFGPNMVAEDHPHPWLLFLGKFWAPVPWMLEATIALQFALGKTDEAAIIALLLVFNAVLGFAQENRANNALALLRKRLAIQVRVLRDGAWRQAEAQDLVPGDVVHLRMGDLAPADIRLLDGQLLLDQSALTGEALPVETGAEATVHAGAIVKRGEASGEVIETGGRTYFGKTAELVRTARTASHLETLIVTIVKYLVALDAILVAALLLYSWMYGIAITEVLPFALILLVASVPIALPATYTLATALGALELARNGVLVTRLSAIEEAAAMDVLASDKTGTITQNRLALSALQARAPYADNDLLRLAALACDHATQDPIDLAILDAAQSRGLLAGITSRLSFIPFDPETKRSEASYVQNGGKLRVLKGAPRVIAALVAGGLDIGTDVERMAADGSRVLAVAAENGNDGLQLAGLVALQDPPRDDSRLLIQDLQDLGVRVLMVSGDGPATSRAVAEQVGIGGRVCAPENLNAAIEHGVLDYDVFARVLPEDKFRLVQALQQSGHVVGMSGDGVNDAPALKQAEVGIAVASATDVAKAAASLVLTNPGLRDVKAAVETSRRINQRMLTYTMNKIIKTLEIAVFLSVGVMLTGVFVITPLLIVLLLFTNDFVTMSIATDNVSYARAPERWNIPNLMLTSGILAVLVLILSFAVFFAGRDWLHLPLTELQTLIFVMLVFSGQGNVYLVRERRHFWHSLPSKWLLLASLLDIVIVGFFSTQGIFMAAIPLGLVSGLMALVLTYLIAVDFIKIRVFRHFGF, from the coding sequence ATGTCAGAAGTAACTGCACTTCAAGGCCTCACCACTGCCGAGGCCAAACAACGGCTCGCAAAGTTTGGCCCAAACATGGTGGCGGAAGACCACCCTCATCCCTGGCTGCTATTCCTGGGTAAATTCTGGGCTCCCGTACCCTGGATGCTGGAAGCAACGATCGCATTGCAGTTCGCTTTAGGCAAGACTGATGAGGCCGCCATTATTGCCCTCTTGCTGGTCTTCAACGCCGTGCTGGGGTTCGCCCAGGAGAATCGCGCCAACAACGCACTGGCGTTGCTGAGAAAACGCCTGGCTATCCAGGTGCGCGTTCTGCGCGACGGGGCCTGGAGACAGGCTGAAGCGCAAGACCTGGTGCCGGGAGATGTGGTGCATCTGCGCATGGGCGATCTTGCACCTGCCGACATCCGCCTGCTTGACGGGCAGCTGCTGCTGGATCAATCGGCACTTACCGGCGAAGCCCTCCCTGTTGAAACCGGCGCCGAAGCGACTGTGCATGCCGGTGCCATCGTTAAACGAGGCGAAGCCTCGGGCGAAGTCATCGAGACGGGGGGGCGCACCTATTTCGGCAAGACTGCCGAGCTGGTGCGTACCGCCAGGACGGCGAGCCACCTTGAAACCCTCATCGTGACCATCGTGAAGTATCTGGTGGCACTCGACGCAATCCTGGTTGCCGCTTTGTTGCTCTATAGCTGGATGTACGGTATCGCCATCACCGAAGTTCTTCCTTTCGCGCTGATCCTGCTGGTGGCCTCAGTCCCCATTGCGCTTCCGGCAACCTACACCCTCGCTACGGCGCTGGGCGCGCTGGAGCTGGCCAGGAACGGTGTGCTGGTTACACGGCTATCGGCCATCGAGGAAGCAGCGGCCATGGATGTGCTGGCAAGCGACAAGACCGGCACCATCACGCAAAACCGCCTGGCACTTTCTGCGTTACAGGCACGCGCGCCTTATGCCGACAACGACCTGCTGCGATTGGCCGCGCTCGCCTGCGACCATGCGACACAGGATCCGATAGACCTCGCCATTCTGGACGCCGCCCAGTCGCGCGGCCTGCTTGCCGGAATCACTTCGCGCTTAAGCTTCATTCCGTTCGACCCCGAAACCAAACGGTCGGAAGCCAGTTACGTCCAGAATGGCGGCAAGTTGAGAGTGCTCAAGGGTGCACCGCGCGTGATTGCTGCACTCGTTGCGGGCGGGCTCGACATCGGTACGGACGTGGAGCGCATGGCTGCAGACGGCTCCCGTGTCCTGGCGGTTGCCGCCGAAAACGGCAACGACGGCCTGCAATTGGCCGGGCTGGTGGCGCTGCAAGATCCGCCAAGGGATGATTCGCGGTTGCTGATCCAGGACCTGCAGGACCTTGGGGTGCGTGTGCTGATGGTTTCCGGCGATGGTCCGGCCACGTCCCGCGCGGTCGCCGAACAGGTGGGCATTGGTGGACGCGTGTGCGCACCGGAAAACCTGAATGCTGCGATTGAGCACGGCGTGCTGGACTACGACGTGTTCGCCCGTGTGTTGCCGGAAGACAAATTCCGTCTGGTACAGGCATTGCAGCAAAGCGGGCATGTGGTCGGCATGAGCGGCGATGGCGTCAACGATGCCCCGGCGCTCAAGCAGGCTGAGGTCGGCATTGCCGTGGCCAGCGCCACGGATGTCGCCAAGGCTGCCGCCAGCCTGGTACTGACTAACCCCGGCCTGAGAGACGTCAAGGCAGCAGTAGAAACCAGCAGGCGCATCAACCAGCGCATGCTCACCTACACGATGAACAAAATCATCAAGACGCTGGAGATCGCCGTCTTCCTGAGTGTCGGCGTAATGCTGACGGGCGTATTCGTGATAACGCCCCTGCTCATCGTACTGCTGCTGTTCACCAATGATTTCGTTACGATGTCCATCGCCACCGATAACGTCTCCTATGCGCGCGCACCCGAGCGCTGGAATATTCCAAACCTGATGCTGACATCCGGCATCCTGGCTGTGCTGGTGCTGATACTGTCGTTCGCTGTGTTTTTTGCCGGGCGCGACTGGCTCCATTTGCCGTTGACCGAGTTGCAGACGCTGATCTTCGTGATGCTGGTTTTTTCCGGCCAGGGCAACGTGTATCTGGTGCGCGAGCGCCGTCATTTCTGGCATTCGCTGCCGAGCAAATGGCTGCTGCTGGCCTCCTTGCTGGATATCGTGATCGTCGGTTTTTTCTCCACCCAGGGGATATTCATGGCCGCCATTCCGCTGGGGCTAGTCTCCGGATTGATGGCTTTGGTGCTGACTTACCTCATCGCAGTGGATTTCATAAAGATACGTGTCTTCCGGCATTTTGGCTTCTGA
- the mscL gene encoding large-conductance mechanosensitive channel protein MscL yields MSMMQEFREFAVKGNVVDMAVGVIIGAAFGKIVSSLVTDVVMPPIGVLVGGVDFSKLAFTLQESTATAPAVLISYGRFIQTVVDFTIVAAVIFLVIKGINSMKKKAAEAPSAVPPPSAQEALLMEIRDLLRSNR; encoded by the coding sequence ATGAGCATGATGCAGGAATTCAGGGAATTTGCAGTCAAGGGCAACGTGGTCGATATGGCTGTGGGCGTGATCATCGGTGCCGCGTTCGGAAAGATCGTTTCTTCATTGGTGACCGATGTCGTCATGCCCCCTATCGGAGTTCTGGTAGGCGGTGTCGACTTCTCGAAACTGGCCTTCACCCTGCAGGAATCCACCGCCACTGCGCCAGCCGTCCTGATCAGCTACGGCAGATTCATTCAAACAGTGGTGGATTTCACGATCGTTGCCGCGGTCATCTTCCTGGTCATCAAAGGCATCAACTCGATGAAGAAAAAAGCTGCCGAAGCCCCATCTGCAGTTCCGCCACCTTCTGCGCAAGAAGCCCTGCTGATGGAGATTCGCGACTTGCTGAGAAGCAATCGATGA
- a CDS encoding lytic transglycosylase domain-containing protein, with amino-acid sequence MKFVLLLLLALPACALADQESDFRAAREALRVGNAERLDQLAERLKDSPLEPYVTYYQLRMHWGSKATEPIKAFLARSNESPVVDQFRSEWLKYLGEHGSWAEFAEEYAHLVNTDDELTCYALQLREQTVAAGALAQARKMWFSGDDTPDSCTPLFDEGLKQGVIGEDDVWQRMRLALENNNTALARELIRKLPKAQVFPAAELTMAARYPRHYLERTKFDKAGKGRRLAALFALQRLARQSPQIAFAHWEHIANYFTEEEQRYFFGWQGYAGALAHDERALQWFSVAGDAALNSKELAWRTRAALRAQNWHEVWESINAMSPQQQSEGAWRYWKGRALKILGRPDEANALFTQLSREYNFYGQLASEELGAAPGAGMSSAHYLPTDAEIEAMQAQPAIQRTLLLYRMDMRTEAAKEWAWATRNFTDQQLLVAAAVAQHNEMYDRSINAADRTVQLHDFNLRYPAPYRDAMQENLHKHGLEEAWVYGLMRQESRFATKAKSDVGAAGLMQIMPDTARWVARQIGMKGYRKGLIHQLDVNIKLGTFYMKTVSHQFDDNPVLASAAYNAGPTRARQWCGTQPMEGAIYVETIPFDETRDYVRKVLSNTMYYSKLFGQTSQSLKQRLGTIEAVNEKNQRSDRNER; translated from the coding sequence ATGAAATTCGTATTGCTCCTGCTGCTGGCGCTGCCCGCATGTGCGCTGGCCGACCAAGAAAGCGATTTTCGCGCTGCGCGCGAAGCATTGCGCGTCGGTAATGCGGAACGTCTGGACCAGCTGGCGGAGCGTCTCAAGGACAGTCCGCTGGAGCCGTATGTGACGTATTACCAGCTGCGCATGCACTGGGGCAGCAAAGCCACCGAGCCGATCAAGGCATTCCTGGCGCGCAGCAACGAGTCGCCGGTGGTCGATCAGTTCCGCAGCGAATGGCTCAAATATCTCGGCGAACACGGAAGCTGGGCAGAGTTTGCCGAAGAATATGCACATCTGGTCAACACGGACGACGAGCTGACCTGCTATGCCCTGCAATTGCGTGAACAGACCGTCGCAGCGGGCGCGCTGGCTCAGGCGCGCAAGATGTGGTTCAGCGGCGACGATACGCCGGATAGCTGTACACCGTTGTTCGATGAGGGCCTGAAGCAGGGCGTCATCGGCGAAGACGATGTGTGGCAGCGCATGCGCCTGGCGCTGGAGAACAACAACACTGCGCTGGCCAGGGAACTGATCAGGAAATTGCCCAAGGCACAGGTTTTTCCGGCGGCGGAGCTGACCATGGCGGCAAGATACCCGCGGCACTATCTGGAAAGGACCAAATTCGACAAGGCAGGCAAAGGCCGGCGTTTGGCGGCCCTGTTCGCCTTGCAGCGGCTGGCCAGGCAATCGCCGCAGATCGCCTTTGCGCACTGGGAACATATCGCCAACTATTTTACCGAAGAAGAGCAGCGCTACTTCTTTGGCTGGCAAGGCTACGCCGGGGCGCTGGCGCACGACGAACGCGCATTGCAATGGTTCTCGGTGGCGGGCGATGCAGCGTTGAATTCCAAGGAGTTGGCATGGCGAACCCGCGCTGCGCTACGCGCGCAGAATTGGCACGAAGTGTGGGAAAGCATCAATGCCATGTCTCCGCAACAGCAGAGCGAAGGCGCGTGGCGCTACTGGAAGGGCCGGGCGCTCAAGATACTGGGACGCCCGGATGAGGCGAACGCGCTGTTTACCCAGCTGAGCCGCGAATACAATTTCTACGGCCAGCTCGCTTCCGAGGAATTGGGCGCAGCGCCGGGCGCAGGCATGAGCTCGGCGCATTACCTGCCGACCGATGCCGAGATCGAAGCGATGCAGGCGCAGCCGGCGATTCAGCGCACATTGCTGCTGTATCGCATGGACATGCGCACCGAGGCAGCCAAGGAATGGGCGTGGGCGACGCGCAATTTCACCGACCAGCAACTGCTGGTCGCTGCCGCAGTGGCGCAGCACAACGAGATGTACGACCGCTCCATCAACGCGGCGGACCGCACGGTGCAATTGCATGACTTCAATCTGCGCTATCCTGCGCCATACCGTGATGCCATGCAGGAGAACCTGCACAAGCACGGACTGGAAGAGGCATGGGTGTACGGCCTGATGCGGCAGGAGAGCCGCTTTGCGACCAAGGCCAAATCCGACGTCGGCGCAGCCGGCCTGATGCAGATCATGCCCGACACAGCGCGCTGGGTGGCCAGGCAGATCGGCATGAAAGGCTACCGCAAAGGCCTGATCCACCAACTGGATGTGAACATCAAACTGGGCACGTTCTACATGAAGACGGTATCGCACCAGTTCGACGACAACCCGGTGCTGGCTTCCGCTGCCTACAATGCCGGTCCGACCCGGGCGCGGCAATGGTGCGGCACGCAGCCGATGGAAGGCGCGATCTATGTCGAGACCATCCCGTTCGACGAGACGCGCGATTACGTGAGAAAGGTGCTGAGCAACACCATGTATTATTCCAAGCTGTTCGGCCAGACCTCGCAATCGCTCAAGCAGCGGCTCGGCACCATCGAGGCGGTGAATGAAAAGAACCAGAGATCAGATCGCAATGAACGTTAA
- a CDS encoding multifunctional CCA addition/repair protein, producing MKTYCVGGAVRDRLLGLPVQDHDWVVVGSTPEQMVARGFRPVGADFPVFLHPDTHEEYALARTERKVAQGYKGFTVYTSPDVTLEQDLLRRDFTINAIAEDADGNLIDPYGGQTDLKAGILRHVSDAFAEDPVRILRGARFAARFGFTFAPETLALMRKMVDNGEVDALVAERVWQELARGLMEKQPSRFFTTLRECGALKKILPEMDALFGVPQPAHYHPEIDCGIHVLMVIDDTAKCGHPLEVRFAALGHDLGKATTPEDTLPRHIGHEQRSVDLLKGLCERLRVPADCRDLAMLVARYHSHVHKARELRADTIVKVFDACDLWRKPERFAQILLACESDAHGRTGHEHDAYPQAPYLLDCGRAAQAVKAGEIARACPDKNLIADKVREARIVAVEAVIKSA from the coding sequence CTGAAAACATATTGCGTCGGCGGTGCGGTGCGCGACCGTCTGCTCGGCCTGCCGGTGCAGGACCACGACTGGGTGGTGGTGGGCAGCACGCCGGAGCAGATGGTCGCGCGCGGCTTCAGACCGGTGGGTGCCGATTTCCCGGTTTTCCTGCATCCCGACACACACGAGGAATACGCGCTGGCGCGCACCGAGCGCAAGGTGGCGCAGGGCTACAAAGGCTTCACCGTCTATACCTCGCCTGATGTCACGCTGGAACAGGACCTGCTGCGCCGCGACTTCACCATCAATGCCATCGCGGAAGATGCCGACGGCAACCTGATCGATCCCTACGGCGGACAAACCGACCTGAAGGCGGGCATCCTGCGCCACGTCAGCGACGCCTTCGCCGAAGACCCGGTGCGTATCCTGCGCGGTGCACGCTTCGCCGCACGTTTCGGTTTCACCTTTGCGCCGGAGACGCTCGCGCTGATGCGCAAGATGGTGGACAACGGCGAAGTGGATGCGCTGGTGGCCGAGCGCGTATGGCAGGAACTGGCGCGCGGCCTGATGGAAAAGCAGCCGTCGCGCTTCTTCACCACGCTGCGCGAGTGCGGTGCGCTGAAGAAGATATTGCCGGAGATGGACGCGCTGTTCGGCGTGCCGCAGCCCGCGCACTACCACCCGGAGATCGACTGCGGCATCCACGTCCTGATGGTGATCGACGATACGGCGAAATGCGGTCACCCGCTGGAAGTGCGCTTTGCCGCACTCGGACACGACCTCGGCAAGGCGACCACGCCCGAAGATACGCTGCCGCGCCATATCGGCCACGAACAGCGCAGCGTCGATCTGCTCAAGGGTCTATGCGAACGGCTGCGGGTGCCCGCCGATTGTCGCGATCTGGCGATGCTGGTCGCGCGCTACCACAGCCATGTGCACAAAGCGCGCGAGTTGCGCGCCGATACCATCGTCAAGGTGTTCGATGCCTGCGACCTGTGGCGCAAACCGGAACGCTTCGCTCAGATATTGCTGGCCTGCGAATCCGATGCGCACGGCCGCACCGGGCATGAGCATGATGCCTATCCGCAAGCTCCTTACCTGCTGGATTGTGGCCGCGCCGCGCAGGCAGTGAAGGCGGGCGAGATCGCACGTGCCTGTCCGGACAAGAACCTGATCGCCGACAAGGTGCGCGAAGCGCGCATCGTGGCGGTGGAAGCAGTCATCAAGTCCGCGTAA
- a CDS encoding DNA-deoxyinosine glycosylase, which translates to MPHIHSFKAVSNAEARVLILGSMPGKESLRQHQYYAHPQNAFWKIMGELVGAHPSLPYAQRLGLLKSSGIALWDVLASCVRESSLDTHIREEIGNDFTAFFVQHPCITHVYFNGAKAEQSFKRFVLGKQKLPALEFARLPSTSPAHAGMHYADKLQAWQVVTRT; encoded by the coding sequence ATGCCGCACATCCACAGTTTTAAAGCGGTAAGCAATGCTGAAGCCCGTGTGCTGATCCTGGGCAGCATGCCCGGCAAGGAATCGCTGCGGCAGCACCAGTACTATGCCCACCCACAGAATGCCTTCTGGAAGATCATGGGTGAACTGGTCGGTGCGCATCCATCTCTACCCTATGCACAAAGGCTGGGCCTACTGAAGTCTTCAGGCATCGCATTATGGGATGTGCTGGCCTCGTGCGTACGCGAGAGCAGCCTGGATACGCATATCCGCGAAGAGATAGGCAACGACTTCACCGCCTTCTTCGTCCAGCACCCGTGCATCACGCACGTGTATTTCAACGGGGCCAAGGCTGAGCAGAGTTTCAAACGGTTCGTGCTGGGAAAACAGAAATTGCCCGCGCTGGAATTTGCGCGCCTGCCTTCGACCAGCCCTGCGCATGCCGGTATGCACTATGCAGACAAGCTGCAGGCATGGCAGGTTGTTACGCGGACTTGA
- a CDS encoding class I SAM-dependent methyltransferase codes for MSISLPAPTPDALVHSAKLCELIRGDIAAQSGWIPFSRFMELALYAPGLGYYTAGALKFGEAGDFITAPELSSLFGHTLARQLVEVMHASAPHIFELGAGSGKLAVDILGELERLGELPESYSILEVSADLRERQQALLGKHLPHLVERVRWLDTLPEKISGAVIGNEVLDALPVHLLYWSNRRILERGVTSKATRFLWVDRELDVPALLDFAKNLKVPDDYLSEVSLTTRGLIASLCERMDKGALIFIDYGFGAGEYYHPQRSRGTLMCHYRHHSHDDPFYLPGLQDITSHVDFTAVAEAAIDHGASFLGYTSQAHFLFNNGITDHLGKVSPEDVKAYAPLSAQLQKLTSPAEMGELFKVIALGKGIDQPLAGFLRGDLSRLL; via the coding sequence ATGTCCATATCCCTGCCTGCCCCGACCCCGGATGCCCTAGTACACAGCGCGAAGCTGTGTGAACTCATTCGCGGCGATATCGCTGCGCAAAGCGGCTGGATACCCTTCTCGCGCTTCATGGAACTGGCCCTGTATGCGCCCGGCCTGGGTTACTACACAGCAGGGGCGCTCAAGTTCGGGGAGGCAGGCGATTTCATCACCGCGCCGGAGTTGTCTTCCCTGTTCGGCCACACCCTGGCCCGGCAATTGGTCGAGGTGATGCATGCCAGCGCGCCGCACATCTTCGAACTCGGTGCGGGCAGCGGCAAGCTGGCAGTGGACATCCTCGGCGAACTGGAACGTCTGGGCGAATTGCCGGAAAGCTATTCGATCCTCGAAGTGAGCGCCGACCTGCGCGAACGCCAGCAAGCCTTGTTGGGCAAGCACCTGCCGCATCTGGTCGAACGGGTGCGCTGGCTGGATACGCTGCCGGAAAAGATCTCCGGCGCAGTCATCGGCAACGAGGTACTGGATGCATTGCCGGTACACCTGCTGTATTGGTCGAATCGCCGCATCCTGGAGCGCGGCGTGACCAGCAAGGCTACTCGTTTTTTATGGGTGGATAGGGAACTGGACGTTCCAGCGTTGCTTGACTTCGCCAAGAACCTCAAGGTGCCGGACGATTACCTGAGCGAGGTCTCGCTCACCACACGCGGTCTCATCGCCAGCCTGTGCGAGCGCATGGACAAGGGCGCATTGATCTTCATCGACTACGGCTTCGGCGCGGGGGAGTATTACCACCCGCAACGGTCACGGGGTACGTTGATGTGCCACTACCGCCACCACTCTCATGATGACCCGTTCTACCTGCCCGGCCTACAGGACATCACCTCTCATGTGGACTTCACCGCGGTGGCGGAAGCGGCCATCGATCACGGCGCAAGTTTCCTTGGCTACACCTCGCAAGCGCACTTCCTGTTCAACAACGGGATCACCGACCATCTGGGCAAGGTCTCGCCGGAAGACGTGAAGGCTTATGCGCCGCTTTCCGCGCAACTGCAGAAACTCACCAGTCCGGCGGAAATGGGCGAACTGTTCAAGGTGATCGCGCTGGGCAAGGGCATTGACCAGCCGCTGGCAGGATTCCTGCGCGGCGATCTGTCGCGCCTGCTGTAG
- a CDS encoding pteridine reductase, with protein MQGKTVLVTGGAKRVGAAIVRRLHAAGANVSIHYRDSLHEAMALCDELNEKRADSACTVQADLLDIASLPRVVEETLREFGQLDALVNNASSFYHTPLHEIDEQQWNDLLGTNLKAPLFLAQAAAPELRRRHGCIVNIVDIHAELPMHGHLLYNIAKSGLAGLTRALAQEMAPQVRVNGVAPGVNIWPESAAWQDEEQRRKLVAHTLLKREGEPDDIAKTVQFLIADAPYITGQIIAVDGGRSINI; from the coding sequence ATGCAAGGCAAAACGGTTTTGGTGACAGGCGGGGCGAAGCGCGTCGGCGCGGCTATCGTTCGCCGTTTGCATGCGGCGGGCGCGAACGTTTCGATCCATTACCGGGATTCGCTGCACGAAGCGATGGCCTTGTGCGACGAGCTGAACGAGAAACGCGCAGACTCGGCTTGCACCGTGCAAGCCGACCTGCTCGACATCGCCAGCCTGCCGCGCGTGGTCGAAGAGACCTTGCGTGAGTTCGGTCAGCTGGATGCGCTGGTGAACAACGCCTCCAGTTTCTACCATACGCCGCTGCACGAGATAGACGAACAGCAATGGAACGACCTGCTGGGCACCAACCTCAAGGCGCCGCTGTTCCTGGCGCAGGCAGCGGCACCGGAATTGCGCCGTCGCCACGGTTGCATCGTCAACATCGTCGACATCCATGCCGAACTGCCGATGCACGGGCACCTGCTGTACAACATCGCCAAGTCCGGCCTGGCCGGGCTGACCCGCGCCCTGGCGCAGGAGATGGCCCCGCAAGTGCGGGTGAACGGCGTCGCGCCGGGCGTGAACATCTGGCCGGAAAGTGCGGCCTGGCAAGACGAGGAACAGCGGCGCAAACTCGTTGCGCACACCTTGCTCAAGCGCGAGGGCGAGCCTGACGATATCGCCAAAACCGTGCAGTTCCTGATCGCCGACGCACCTTACATCACCGGGCAGATCATCGCTGTGGACGGCGGGCGATCCATCAATATCTGA
- the ttcA gene encoding tRNA 2-thiocytidine(32) synthetase TtcA, whose protein sequence is MNDIIQPVHFEHHSTNFNRLKGRLEHMVGKAIADFNMIEEGDVVMVCLSGGKDSYTLLDILRTLQKRAPVDFKLIAMNLDQKQPGFPADVLPNYLKSIGVDFHIETQDTYSIVKEKIPEGKTTCSLCSRLRRGIIYKVAGELGANKIALGHHRDDMVETLFLNMFFGGKLKAMPPKLVTDKGDHIVIRPLAYCAEKDIARYARGMEFPIIPCNLCGSQENLQRQNIKQMLHEWERQYPGRSQTIFTAMQNVKPSHLLDTSLFDFRNIQLGAAVDEGDVAFDQEI, encoded by the coding sequence ATGAACGACATCATCCAGCCAGTACACTTCGAGCATCACTCGACCAACTTCAACCGCCTCAAGGGCCGGCTGGAACACATGGTCGGCAAGGCCATCGCCGACTTCAACATGATCGAGGAGGGCGACGTGGTGATGGTGTGCCTTTCCGGCGGCAAGGACTCCTACACGCTGCTCGATATCCTGCGCACCCTGCAGAAACGCGCGCCGGTCGATTTCAAGCTCATTGCGATGAACCTCGACCAGAAGCAGCCGGGCTTTCCGGCCGATGTGCTGCCGAACTATCTGAAATCCATCGGGGTGGATTTCCACATCGAGACGCAGGACACCTATTCCATCGTCAAGGAGAAGATCCCCGAGGGCAAGACCACCTGTTCGCTGTGCTCGCGCCTGCGCCGCGGCATCATCTACAAGGTGGCGGGCGAACTGGGGGCGAACAAGATCGCGCTGGGACACCACCGCGACGACATGGTGGAGACGCTGTTCCTCAACATGTTCTTCGGCGGCAAACTGAAGGCCATGCCGCCCAAGCTGGTCACCGACAAGGGCGACCACATCGTGATCCGGCCGCTGGCCTATTGCGCCGAGAAGGATATCGCCCGCTACGCGCGCGGCATGGAATTTCCCATCATCCCGTGCAACCTGTGCGGCTCGCAGGAGAACCTGCAACGGCAGAACATCAAGCAGATGTTGCATGAGTGGGAGCGGCAATATCCTGGGCGCAGCCAGACCATCTTCACCGCGATGCAGAACGTCAAGCCTTCGCACCTGCTCGACACCAGCCTGTTCGATTTCAGAAACATCCAGCTGGGGGCGGCGGTGGATGAAGGCGATGTTGCCTTCGATCAGGAAATTTGA
- a CDS encoding YhcH/YjgK/YiaL family protein: MIFSSLTQSGRYAELHPLFQRAFDYIRDTDLFNLAPGRYHIVGDDLIAIVERVPAKTKEMAKLEAHRRYIDIQLVLEGDETMGWKPLADCLNPVSEHSTEKDIRFFHDAPASYVPVPPDHFCIFFPEDAHAPLIGGGGGLIRKVIFKVAVSPAQP; this comes from the coding sequence ATGATCTTCTCCTCCCTCACCCAATCCGGCCGCTACGCCGAGCTGCATCCGCTGTTCCAGCGCGCCTTCGACTACATCCGCGACACCGACCTGTTCAACCTCGCACCGGGGCGTTACCACATCGTCGGCGACGACCTGATCGCCATCGTGGAACGAGTACCGGCGAAGACCAAGGAGATGGCAAAGCTGGAGGCGCACCGGCGTTACATCGACATCCAGCTCGTGCTGGAAGGAGACGAGACGATGGGATGGAAGCCACTGGCGGATTGTCTGAACCCGGTGAGCGAGCACAGCACGGAGAAGGACATCCGTTTCTTCCATGATGCACCTGCCTCATACGTGCCGGTGCCGCCAGATCATTTCTGCATCTTCTTCCCCGAGGATGCTCATGCGCCGCTGATTGGCGGGGGCGGCGGTTTGATACGCAAGGTGATCTTCAAGGTTGCGGTGAGTCCTGCGCAACCTTGA
- a CDS encoding cytochrome b translates to MNWKNTASRYGSVSIGIHWLMLLLFIAVYATINLRELYPKGSDPREALKTWHFMLGMLAFGLVWLRLAARFSGPTPLIQPALPRSQEISSKLLHLALYALMIGMPITGWLLLSASGKPIPFFGLQLPALIGQNKELASQIKEVHEFVGTAGYYLIGLHTIAALYHHYIKRDNTLTRMLPGRG, encoded by the coding sequence ATGAACTGGAAAAATACTGCAAGCCGTTACGGTTCTGTTTCCATCGGGATTCACTGGCTGATGTTGCTGTTGTTCATCGCAGTGTATGCCACCATCAATCTGCGCGAGTTGTACCCCAAAGGCAGCGATCCGCGCGAAGCGTTGAAGACTTGGCACTTCATGCTCGGCATGCTGGCATTCGGGCTGGTCTGGCTACGCCTGGCGGCTCGCTTCTCCGGCCCCACCCCCCTTATTCAGCCAGCGCTCCCGCGTTCGCAAGAGATCTCCTCCAAGCTGCTGCATCTGGCGCTGTATGCGCTGATGATAGGCATGCCGATAACAGGCTGGCTTTTGCTCAGCGCCTCGGGCAAGCCGATCCCGTTCTTCGGCCTGCAGCTGCCGGCCCTGATCGGCCAGAACAAGGAACTCGCGTCGCAGATCAAGGAGGTGCATGAATTCGTCGGCACGGCCGGGTACTACCTCATCGGCCTGCATACGATCGCTGCCCTGTATCATCACTATATCAAGCGCGACAACACATTGACCAGGATGCTGCCCGGTCGTGGATGA